One window of Mesorhizobium sp. PAMC28654 genomic DNA carries:
- a CDS encoding ABC transporter permease yields the protein MSAVFEQIFQVGFLAAIIRIATPLAFATLGEMFSERAGVLNLGIEGIMLLSAMTGFTATSLSGSLWLGVLVAVLTGMLMGALHALFTVALGLSQHVCGIGVTLFSSGLAYFLYRLIFGQQSVPPSIKGFQTLPIPILSDIPVLGPAVFNQFALVYMAIGAIPLAAFVLYRTPWGLSVSMVGENPRAADSAGVSVIATRFQAVILGGALMGLAGAFLSMAQFNAFTFGVVSGRGWVAIALVVFGRWDPWRSAGAALLFAFVDALQLRMQASGLGHVPYEAFLMLPFIFTIVAMAVMSRNAVAPSALLKPFRREER from the coding sequence ATGAGCGCGGTGTTCGAACAGATCTTCCAGGTCGGCTTCCTCGCCGCCATCATCCGCATCGCCACGCCGCTGGCTTTCGCCACGCTCGGCGAAATGTTCTCCGAACGGGCCGGCGTGCTTAATCTCGGCATTGAAGGCATCATGCTGCTCTCGGCCATGACCGGCTTCACCGCCACCAGCCTCAGCGGCAGCCTGTGGCTAGGCGTGCTCGTCGCCGTGCTGACCGGCATGCTGATGGGCGCGCTGCACGCGCTGTTCACGGTTGCGCTGGGCCTCAGCCAGCATGTCTGCGGCATCGGCGTCACGCTGTTCTCGTCGGGCCTCGCCTATTTCCTCTACCGGCTGATCTTCGGCCAGCAATCGGTGCCGCCGAGCATCAAGGGTTTCCAGACGCTGCCGATACCCATCCTCTCCGACATTCCGGTGCTCGGACCCGCGGTGTTCAACCAGTTTGCGCTGGTCTACATGGCGATCGGTGCCATTCCGCTCGCCGCCTTCGTGCTCTACCGCACGCCATGGGGGCTGTCGGTGAGCATGGTCGGCGAAAACCCCCGCGCCGCCGATTCAGCCGGTGTCAGCGTCATTGCCACGCGCTTCCAGGCGGTGATCCTTGGCGGTGCGCTGATGGGGTTGGCCGGCGCCTTCCTGTCGATGGCGCAGTTCAACGCCTTTACCTTCGGCGTCGTTTCCGGACGCGGTTGGGTGGCGATCGCGCTGGTCGTCTTCGGCCGCTGGGACCCGTGGCGCTCGGCGGGGGCCGCGCTGCTGTTTGCCTTTGTCGATGCCTTGCAACTGCGCATGCAGGCGAGCGGCCTCGGGCACGTCCCCTATGAGGCGTTCCTGATGCTGCCTTTCATCTTCACCATTGTTGCCATGGCTGTCATGTCGCGCAACGCGGTGGCGCCATCGGCACTGCTCAAGCCGTTCAGGCGTGAGGAGCGGTAG
- a CDS encoding ABC transporter permease: MFRLEVRTSTPAWFNLALPLLAIAATLILCSGLIALAGAGVIDAYGVMFTASLGDSYAITETMVRAAPMIFTGLAVAVAFRAKFWNIGAEGQLLAGAVASCFVGTIPMPGPLAILLMAVAGAAAGAAVALIPATLRVKFKVDDVVSSLLLNSVIYYALMALIEGPWKDSFSGYPISPPIEDSANFPVLIEGTRLHLGVVVALIAAPLIWFLMVRTTLGFRIRVTGENPEAARYAGINVERVLISTALLSGALAGLAGVGEVGGVHFQVMSDISPGYGYSGIVVAMLARLNPLGVVPAAIFLAAVMTGAEAMSRATGVPAFLSDVIQGTALLAMLVALLFTAYRIRRVGAA; the protein is encoded by the coding sequence ATGTTTCGCCTGGAAGTCCGGACGTCAACGCCCGCCTGGTTCAATCTGGCTTTGCCGCTGCTGGCGATCGCGGCCACGCTTATCCTGTGCAGCGGGCTCATCGCGCTGGCCGGCGCCGGTGTCATCGATGCCTATGGCGTGATGTTCACGGCCTCGCTCGGCGACAGCTATGCCATCACAGAGACGATGGTGCGTGCAGCACCGATGATCTTCACCGGACTGGCGGTGGCCGTCGCCTTCCGGGCAAAATTCTGGAACATCGGCGCCGAGGGGCAGTTACTTGCCGGCGCGGTTGCCAGTTGCTTTGTCGGAACGATCCCGATGCCGGGCCCGCTCGCGATACTGTTGATGGCGGTGGCCGGGGCCGCCGCTGGTGCGGCGGTCGCCCTCATCCCGGCGACGTTGCGGGTAAAATTCAAGGTCGATGACGTCGTCAGCTCGCTGCTGCTCAATTCGGTCATCTACTATGCGCTGATGGCGCTGATCGAAGGGCCGTGGAAGGACAGTTTCAGCGGTTATCCGATCTCGCCGCCGATCGAGGATTCGGCGAATTTCCCGGTGCTGATCGAAGGCACGCGGCTGCATCTCGGCGTGGTGGTGGCGCTGATCGCCGCGCCGTTGATCTGGTTCCTGATGGTGCGCACCACGCTTGGTTTCAGGATCAGGGTTACCGGCGAGAATCCCGAAGCCGCTAGATATGCCGGCATCAACGTTGAGCGCGTGCTGATCTCGACCGCGCTGCTGTCGGGCGCGCTGGCGGGGCTCGCCGGCGTCGGCGAAGTCGGCGGCGTGCATTTCCAGGTGATGAGCGACATCTCGCCGGGCTACGGCTATTCCGGCATCGTCGTTGCCATGCTGGCGCGGCTCAACCCGCTGGGTGTGGTGCCGGCGGCGATCTTCCTGGCCGCAGTCATGACCGGGGCCGAGGCGATGTCGCGGGCAACCGGCGTTCCGGCCTTCCTCAGCGATGTCATCCAGGGCACGGCGCTGCTTGCCATGCTGGTGGCGCTGCTGTTCACCGCCTATCGCATCCGCCGCGTCGGAGCCGCATGA
- a CDS encoding BMP family protein — MENRKNTIQSKGLSRRNVLELGALGVAAAMLPGAAFAAGKKLKVAAIFATPIEEPWDNQVHVALLKAQKELGIEYKWSEKVQTADFSRVMREYAQGGYELVLGDAFAAERESRRTAKQFPKTAFLFGSGAGPAEPNFGVFDNWIHEPAYLSGMIAGKMSKSGTVGAVAAMGIPEVNRLVNAFFAGAREINPNIKKKVSFIGSFFDPPKAKEAAVAQIDAGVDVIYAERFGVIEAAVDKKILAISNMSDQSSLGPDTVITGPVWDMYPTVEQAIKLVKAGVFTAQDYGDFSRMAKGGSFLAPYHKFDKTLPADVKDLVEKKKAEILEGNFRVDVDENTPVSD, encoded by the coding sequence ATGGAAAACCGGAAGAATACAATACAGTCGAAGGGGCTCTCGCGCCGCAACGTGCTGGAACTCGGCGCGCTTGGCGTGGCGGCGGCGATGTTGCCGGGCGCGGCCTTCGCGGCGGGCAAGAAGCTGAAGGTGGCCGCGATCTTCGCCACGCCGATCGAAGAGCCATGGGACAACCAGGTCCATGTCGCGCTGCTGAAGGCCCAGAAGGAACTTGGCATCGAATACAAATGGTCGGAGAAGGTGCAGACGGCCGATTTCAGCCGCGTCATGCGTGAATATGCGCAAGGCGGCTATGAACTCGTGCTGGGCGATGCCTTTGCCGCCGAACGCGAATCCCGCCGCACGGCCAAGCAGTTTCCGAAGACCGCCTTCCTGTTCGGTTCTGGCGCCGGGCCTGCGGAACCCAATTTCGGCGTCTTCGACAACTGGATCCACGAGCCGGCCTATCTGTCCGGCATGATCGCCGGGAAAATGTCGAAGAGCGGCACCGTCGGCGCCGTCGCGGCGATGGGCATCCCGGAAGTGAACCGGCTGGTCAACGCCTTCTTTGCCGGCGCCAGGGAGATCAATCCCAACATCAAGAAGAAGGTCTCCTTCATCGGCTCCTTCTTCGATCCGCCCAAGGCCAAGGAGGCCGCGGTCGCGCAGATCGACGCCGGTGTCGATGTCATCTATGCCGAGCGTTTCGGCGTCATCGAGGCGGCGGTGGACAAGAAAATCCTCGCCATCTCCAACATGTCCGATCAGTCGAGCCTTGGCCCGGATACGGTCATCACCGGCCCGGTCTGGGACATGTATCCGACGGTCGAGCAGGCGATCAAGCTGGTCAAGGCCGGCGTCTTCACGGCGCAGGACTATGGCGATTTCTCGCGCATGGCCAAGGGCGGTTCGTTCCTTGCGCCCTACCACAAGTTCGACAAGACGCTGCCGGCGGACGTCAAGGATCTGGTCGAGAAGAAGAAGGCCGAGATACTGGAAGGCAATTTCCGCGTCGACGTGGATGAGAACACGCCAGTTTCGGATTGA
- a CDS encoding LLM class flavin-dependent oxidoreductase, whose product MPIEFTHVPGKVHPAGTISTVPFFYDFAETATKLSLIEDVGFRRIVVDDQAGLLTNMDLAAQVLDRTSSLEVILAHWAGVIEPTVAARQLASIGARSGGRLSLRMLSEPLNDYDAETRPVGHAVVWQRIDEYLVLLKRLWSNDRPFDHEGTFYSIKGGYVPRKGPHGAGLTIRMGGQSGTALKVAGRHADVFELAPGSIDEVRRLMERARGAAAEHGRAGKLRFALPVGIHQGVPASGHKAVDVSGPPAQAALSLLAYAGLGIDEFMIAGVDTPREIATVGRETLALLRNSLVRREADAFQPGAYAPRHAQGTHSAI is encoded by the coding sequence ATGCCGATCGAGTTCACGCATGTCCCCGGAAAAGTTCATCCTGCCGGCACCATTTCGACCGTGCCCTTCTTCTATGATTTTGCCGAAACCGCGACGAAGCTGTCGCTGATCGAGGACGTCGGTTTCCGCAGGATCGTCGTCGACGACCAGGCCGGGCTCCTGACCAACATGGACCTTGCCGCCCAGGTGCTGGACCGCACCTCTTCGCTGGAGGTCATTCTCGCGCATTGGGCTGGCGTGATCGAGCCGACGGTGGCGGCGCGGCAACTTGCCTCGATCGGTGCAAGAAGCGGCGGACGCCTGTCGCTCAGGATGCTGAGCGAGCCGCTCAACGACTACGATGCGGAGACGCGGCCCGTCGGTCATGCCGTTGTCTGGCAGCGTATCGACGAATATCTGGTCTTGCTGAAGCGGCTGTGGTCGAACGACCGGCCCTTCGACCATGAAGGCACCTTCTACAGCATCAAGGGCGGTTATGTGCCGCGCAAGGGGCCACACGGCGCCGGCTTGACCATTCGCATGGGCGGGCAATCCGGAACGGCGCTCAAGGTCGCCGGTCGCCACGCTGATGTCTTTGAACTGGCGCCGGGCTCGATCGACGAGGTCCGGCGGCTTATGGAACGGGCGCGCGGCGCCGCCGCCGAGCACGGTCGGGCGGGCAAGCTACGCTTTGCGCTTCCGGTCGGGATTCACCAAGGCGTTCCCGCCTCCGGCCACAAGGCGGTCGATGTTTCAGGACCACCGGCACAGGCCGCCCTTTCGCTGCTTGCCTATGCCGGGCTTGGGATCGACGAATTCATGATCGCCGGTGTCGATACGCCGCGCGAGATCGCCACGGTTGGCCGGGAAACGCTCGCCTTGCTGCGCAACTCGCTGGTCCGCCGTGAAGCCGATGCGTTCCAGCCCGGGGCCTATGCGCCTCGCCACGCGCAAGGGACGCATTCAGCAATCTGA
- a CDS encoding amino acid permease, with amino-acid sequence MDRRAGGVTYQTVDKQYFEQRQLQRHAGLFSLWMMGVGAVVAGEYSGWNIGLAQGGFGGMLLAALIIGFMYICLCCSIGEMSAALPHTGGAYSFSRTALGPWGGFTTGLAENIEFVLAPAANMFFMSSYLAAIFGTPQSALPLWWVAGYVVMLGLSLRGLELSMKVVIYITVAAIAVLLFFFVVAIPHVDFFRYALNIGAATDGPAALADGNGPWLPFGFTGVMLALPFGVYMFLAVEQLPLTAEEATNPTRDMPRALILSIVTLIALALGVLFFSASIPHGAHAMGSSGEPLLDGFRTIFGDGWAKLLASVAVLGLAASFFAGSFASGRNIYSLSRAGYLPTGLSVTGARTKTPNRALAAGSAMALSMLLVVWYLGGNNNVAFMGGFLVSMIVFAGMVSYILQSIAYLRLRTLYASIARPFVSPLGRFGAYATILICIVTLAYQFFDPLYRWAAIAAAVWYAIGLAYFGFYRRHRLVLSPEEEFAVSGGSLGHPKREG; translated from the coding sequence ATGGACCGCAGGGCGGGCGGCGTCACCTACCAGACCGTTGACAAGCAGTATTTCGAACAGCGTCAGTTGCAGCGCCATGCCGGCCTGTTCTCGCTGTGGATGATGGGCGTCGGCGCGGTGGTGGCCGGCGAGTATTCCGGCTGGAACATCGGCCTGGCGCAAGGCGGCTTCGGCGGCATGCTGCTGGCCGCGCTGATCATCGGCTTCATGTATATCTGCCTGTGCTGTTCGATCGGTGAGATGAGCGCGGCGTTGCCGCATACGGGCGGCGCCTATTCCTTCTCGCGCACCGCGCTCGGCCCCTGGGGCGGCTTCACCACCGGGCTTGCCGAGAACATCGAATTCGTGCTGGCGCCGGCCGCCAACATGTTCTTCATGAGCTCATACCTCGCCGCGATCTTCGGCACGCCGCAAAGCGCGCTGCCGCTTTGGTGGGTGGCCGGCTATGTCGTCATGCTCGGCCTGTCGCTGCGCGGCCTCGAACTGTCGATGAAGGTGGTCATCTACATCACCGTCGCGGCGATCGCCGTGCTTCTGTTCTTCTTCGTCGTCGCCATCCCGCATGTCGACTTCTTCAGATACGCCCTGAACATCGGCGCCGCGACTGACGGACCGGCCGCGCTGGCCGATGGCAACGGCCCCTGGCTGCCCTTCGGCTTTACCGGCGTCATGCTGGCCCTGCCCTTTGGCGTCTACATGTTCCTGGCCGTGGAACAACTGCCGCTGACGGCGGAGGAAGCGACGAACCCGACCCGCGACATGCCGCGCGCACTCATCCTGTCGATCGTGACGCTGATCGCGCTGGCGCTCGGCGTGCTGTTCTTCAGCGCCTCGATCCCGCACGGCGCGCATGCCATGGGCTCTTCCGGCGAGCCGCTGCTCGACGGCTTCCGCACAATCTTCGGCGACGGCTGGGCCAAGCTTCTGGCTTCGGTCGCGGTGCTAGGCCTTGCCGCCAGCTTCTTCGCCGGCAGTTTTGCCTCGGGCCGCAACATCTATTCGCTGTCGCGCGCCGGCTATCTGCCGACAGGCCTGTCGGTGACCGGCGCCCGTACCAAGACCCCCAACAGGGCGCTCGCCGCCGGCTCGGCCATGGCGTTGTCGATGCTGCTGGTGGTCTGGTATCTCGGCGGCAACAACAACGTCGCCTTCATGGGCGGCTTCCTGGTCTCGATGATCGTCTTCGCCGGCATGGTTTCCTACATCCTGCAGAGCATCGCTTACCTGCGCCTGCGCACCCTCTATGCGTCAATTGCGCGGCCCTTCGTCAGCCCGCTCGGCAGGTTCGGCGCCTATGCCACGATCCTGATCTGCATCGTGACGCTCGCCTACCAGTTCTTCGATCCGCTTTATCGCTGGGCGGCGATCGCCGCAGCGGTCTGGTACGCGATCGGCCTGGCCTACTTCGGCTTCTATCGCCGCCACCGCCTGGTGCTGTCGCCGGAAGAGGAATTCGCCGTTTCAGGTGGCTCGCTTGGCCATCCGAAACGCGAGGGATAG
- a CDS encoding SDR family NAD(P)-dependent oxidoreductase yields the protein MGERLAGKVAIISGGATGMGGAASELFAAEGAKVAIIDRNGDAAAATAAAIRARGHVAEHWVADVSDEAQVEAAVKAATEKLGPVTVLFNHAGTIVIKPFLETTVQEWDWLHAVNVRSMFLMTRAILPGMIAAGGGSIVCTSSISAVAATPMEVLYDTTKGACHMFARAIAVEFRDRNIRCNAVCPGFIRTPHGLREVADLGKLGVDVSDAALAAQQGRIGEPEEVAKAALYLASDEASFVNGAHLFVDNGFTAM from the coding sequence ATGGGCGAAAGACTGGCCGGCAAGGTCGCCATCATTTCGGGCGGCGCGACGGGAATGGGTGGCGCGGCGTCGGAGCTGTTCGCGGCCGAGGGCGCCAAGGTGGCGATCATCGACCGCAACGGCGATGCGGCAGCAGCCACTGCGGCGGCGATACGCGCGCGGGGGCACGTAGCTGAACACTGGGTGGCCGACGTCTCCGACGAGGCGCAGGTCGAGGCGGCGGTGAAAGCGGCAACCGAAAAACTCGGTCCGGTCACCGTCCTGTTCAACCACGCCGGCACCATCGTCATCAAGCCGTTCCTGGAAACGACAGTCCAGGAATGGGACTGGCTGCATGCCGTCAATGTGCGCTCGATGTTCCTGATGACGCGCGCCATACTCCCCGGCATGATCGCGGCGGGCGGAGGCTCTATCGTCTGCACCTCGTCGATCTCGGCGGTGGCGGCGACGCCGATGGAGGTGCTCTACGACACCACCAAGGGCGCCTGCCACATGTTCGCCCGCGCCATCGCCGTCGAGTTCCGCGACCGCAACATCCGCTGCAACGCCGTCTGCCCCGGCTTCATCCGCACGCCGCACGGCCTGCGTGAGGTCGCCGATCTCGGCAAGCTCGGCGTCGACGTTTCCGATGCGGCTTTGGCCGCGCAGCAGGGTCGTATCGGCGAACCGGAAGAGGTGGCGAAGGCGGCGCTTTACCTGGCCAGCGACGAGGCCAGTTTCGTCAACGGCGCACATCTGTTCGTGGACAATGGCTTTACGGCGATGTGA
- a CDS encoding helix-turn-helix transcriptional regulator: MSALADWHEALPELVSLIGKQGFAEGLDRALRAVAPFDLSCVFAYPGRNRPMFLHDGLGAVSSSQIMANYLNGTYLLDAVYSACTRRTPQGLHRLADLAPDAFFEGEYYNSPDVHPCISMESGTLAEEIVFLVPVQGSFYLAYSLLRANASPAFRDEDFERLRQTAPMVTSLAQRHWEHLAPAGSDSEPAHKPAGQDVEQAFETFAPSRLTRREQGIVSLILRGHSSMSIGRILEIAEGTVKIHRKHIYAKLDISSQTELFNLFIKHLLAGR; the protein is encoded by the coding sequence ATGTCGGCGCTGGCGGACTGGCACGAGGCTTTGCCGGAGCTGGTGTCGCTGATTGGGAAACAAGGATTTGCCGAAGGGCTCGATCGCGCGTTGCGGGCGGTCGCCCCCTTCGATCTCAGCTGCGTGTTCGCCTATCCTGGCCGCAACCGGCCAATGTTCCTGCATGACGGGCTTGGCGCTGTGTCCTCGAGCCAGATCATGGCCAATTATCTCAACGGCACCTATCTTCTCGATGCTGTTTATTCGGCCTGTACGCGGCGCACGCCGCAAGGGCTGCACCGCCTGGCTGACCTGGCGCCGGACGCTTTCTTCGAGGGCGAGTACTACAATTCGCCCGACGTGCATCCATGCATTTCGATGGAGTCAGGCACGCTGGCCGAAGAGATCGTCTTCCTCGTCCCAGTCCAGGGCAGCTTCTATCTCGCCTATTCCCTGTTGCGGGCGAACGCCAGTCCGGCCTTTCGCGACGAGGACTTTGAACGGCTGCGGCAGACGGCGCCGATGGTCACGAGCCTGGCGCAACGGCATTGGGAGCATCTGGCGCCAGCCGGGTCGGACAGCGAACCCGCGCACAAGCCCGCCGGCCAGGATGTCGAGCAGGCATTCGAAACCTTTGCGCCGTCCCGCCTGACGCGGCGCGAGCAAGGCATCGTCAGCCTGATCCTGCGCGGCCACTCCTCGATGTCGATCGGCAGGATCCTGGAGATCGCCGAGGGTACGGTGAAGATCCACCGCAAGCACATCTATGCCAAGCTCGACATTTCCAGCCAGACGGAACTGTTCAATCTTTTTATCAAGCATCTGCTTGCCGGCCGCTGA